The Peribacillus sp. FSL P2-0133 genome has a segment encoding these proteins:
- a CDS encoding response regulator transcription factor, which yields MKENEFTHKPLLTKREKEVFELLVQDKTTKEIAGELFISEKTVRNHISNAMQKLGVKGRSQAVIELLRMGELKL from the coding sequence TTGAAGGAGAACGAATTCACTCATAAGCCACTACTCACCAAAAGAGAAAAAGAAGTATTTGAGTTACTAGTACAAGACAAAACAACAAAAGAAATCGCAGGTGAATTGTTTATTAGCGAAAAAACAGTTCGAAACCATATTTCGAATGCGATGCAGAAGCTTGGAGTTAAAGGACGTTCGCAGGCAGTCATAGAACTCCTTCGTATGGGAGAACTTAAGCTTTAA
- a CDS encoding thioesterase family protein, with amino-acid sequence MGRISYIDNITEWINDFSFKHEIKVRFSETDMFGHLNNTIPFTYFEEARIEYFNSMGFMKDWTSAECGEMPVVANLQCDYLKQVFFNDQLTIHVKADHIGNSSVDIHYMGTKQDGSICLTGRGTIVQVSKANGKPVPWTEEMKRSMWHTELNIPKNISI; translated from the coding sequence TTGGGCAGAATATCATATATCGATAATATAACGGAGTGGATCAATGATTTTTCTTTTAAACATGAGATTAAGGTCCGCTTTTCGGAAACTGATATGTTTGGGCACTTGAATAACACGATTCCTTTTACTTATTTTGAGGAGGCTCGGATTGAGTATTTCAACAGTATGGGGTTCATGAAGGATTGGACCTCGGCTGAATGCGGTGAGATGCCGGTTGTTGCAAATTTACAGTGTGATTACCTGAAGCAGGTGTTTTTCAATGATCAGTTGACAATTCATGTGAAAGCTGACCATATCGGAAATTCTTCAGTGGACATACATTATATGGGGACCAAACAAGATGGTTCAATTTGTTTAACGGGCAGGGGGACGATTGTACAAGTCTCCAAGGCCAACGGAAAGCCAGTACCTTGGACGGAAGAGATGAAGCGATCGATGTGGCATACAGAGCTGAACATTCCTAAAAATATTTCCATTTAG
- the sdhB gene encoding succinate dehydrogenase iron-sulfur subunit — protein MVETKSETKTVRFIITRQDTPDSAPYDEEFELAYRPNMNVISALMEIRRNPVTVQGKHTTAIAWDMNCLEEVCGACSMVINGKPRQSCTALIDQLEQPVRLAPMRTFPVVRDLQVDRSRMFDSLKKVKAWIPIDGTYNLGPGPRMPEKKRQWAYELSKCMTCGVCLEACPNVNSNSDFIGPQPLSQVRLFNAHPTGAMNKAERLNTIMGDGGLANCGNSQNCVQSCPKGIPLTTSIAALNRDTTIQQFRNFFGSDEV, from the coding sequence ATGGTTGAAACTAAATCTGAGACTAAAACAGTCCGTTTTATAATCACTCGTCAAGATACACCGGATTCAGCTCCTTATGATGAGGAATTCGAATTAGCGTACCGCCCGAATATGAACGTAATTTCCGCTCTAATGGAAATTCGTCGTAATCCAGTAACTGTACAAGGCAAGCACACTACAGCAATCGCATGGGACATGAACTGTCTTGAAGAGGTATGTGGTGCTTGTTCAATGGTTATCAATGGTAAACCAAGACAATCATGTACAGCTCTTATCGATCAATTGGAGCAGCCGGTTCGTCTAGCTCCAATGCGTACATTCCCTGTTGTTCGTGACCTGCAAGTCGATCGCAGCCGTATGTTCGACTCATTGAAAAAGGTAAAAGCATGGATTCCAATCGATGGAACGTACAATCTTGGACCAGGACCTCGTATGCCAGAAAAGAAACGCCAATGGGCTTACGAGTTATCTAAATGTATGACTTGCGGTGTTTGTTTGGAAGCTTGTCCGAACGTAAACAGCAATTCAGACTTCATTGGGCCACAACCATTATCGCAAGTTCGTTTATTCAATGCACATCCAACAGGTGCAATGAACAAAGCTGAACGTTTAAATACGATCATGGGTGACGGAGGACTTGCAAACTGCGGTAACTCGCAAAACTGTGTGCAGTCTTGCCCTAAAGGAATTCCTTTAACGACTTCGATTGCCGCGTTGAACCGTGATACTACGATCCAACAATTCCGTAACTTCTTCGGAAGCGATGAAGTTTAA
- the sdhA gene encoding succinate dehydrogenase flavoprotein subunit, whose product MGKGKIVIVGGGLAGLMATIKAAELGQQVDLFSLVPVKRSHSVCAQGGINGAVNTKGEGDSPYIHFDDTVYGGDFLANQPPVKAMCEAAPSIIHMFDRMGVMFNRTPEGLLDFRRFGGTQHSRTAFAGATTGQQLLYALDEQVRRYEVEGLVTKYEGWEFLGAVIDDEQTARGIVAQNLTSMEIKSFPGDAVIMASGGPGIIFGKSTNSMINTGSAASIVYQQGVNYANGEFIQIHPTAIPGDDKLRLMSESARGEGGRIWTYKDGKPWYFLEEKYPAYGNLVPRDIATREIFDVCMNMKLGINGENMVYLDLSHKDPKLLDIKLGGIIEIYEKFMGEDPRKVPMKIFPAVHYSMGGLWVDYDQMTNIKGLFAAGECDYSQHGGNRLGANSLLSAIYGGSVAGPNAVNYIEGLDKTSESIPSSLYEGYEKQEQEKWNEVMSLDGNENAYILHKELGEWMTQHVTVVRYNDKLKETDNKILELMERYKKININDTAKWSNQGAAFTRQLQNMMQLARVITIGALNRDESRGAHYKPDFPERNDEEFMKTTMATFKGLDQAPEFHYEDIDVSLIAPRKRDYTTKH is encoded by the coding sequence CGTTGGTGGAGGTCTAGCTGGATTAATGGCTACGATCAAAGCAGCAGAGCTGGGACAACAGGTTGATTTATTTTCTTTAGTGCCTGTTAAACGCTCTCACTCAGTTTGTGCCCAAGGCGGAATCAACGGGGCAGTAAATACAAAAGGTGAAGGGGATTCTCCATACATCCACTTCGACGATACAGTTTATGGCGGAGATTTCTTGGCTAACCAACCGCCGGTTAAAGCGATGTGCGAAGCAGCACCATCGATCATCCACATGTTTGACCGTATGGGTGTAATGTTCAACCGTACTCCGGAAGGTCTTCTTGATTTCCGTCGTTTCGGTGGTACTCAACATAGCCGTACAGCATTCGCTGGTGCAACAACTGGTCAGCAATTACTTTACGCATTGGACGAGCAGGTTCGCCGTTATGAAGTTGAAGGCCTTGTAACGAAATATGAAGGCTGGGAATTCCTTGGAGCTGTTATCGATGATGAGCAAACAGCACGCGGTATCGTAGCTCAAAACCTGACTTCAATGGAAATCAAATCATTCCCTGGCGACGCAGTCATCATGGCAAGCGGCGGCCCTGGAATCATTTTCGGTAAATCAACTAACTCAATGATCAATACAGGATCAGCAGCTTCCATCGTTTATCAACAAGGTGTAAATTATGCAAATGGTGAGTTCATTCAAATTCACCCGACAGCAATCCCTGGAGATGACAAACTTCGTCTGATGAGTGAATCCGCTCGTGGTGAAGGTGGACGTATCTGGACATATAAAGACGGAAAACCTTGGTATTTCCTTGAAGAAAAATACCCTGCTTATGGTAATCTTGTACCTCGTGATATCGCGACTCGTGAAATCTTCGACGTATGTATGAACATGAAGCTTGGCATAAATGGAGAAAACATGGTTTACCTGGATCTATCACATAAAGATCCTAAATTACTTGATATAAAACTTGGCGGAATCATTGAAATCTACGAGAAATTCATGGGTGAAGATCCTCGTAAAGTTCCAATGAAAATTTTCCCTGCCGTTCACTATTCTATGGGCGGACTTTGGGTGGATTATGACCAAATGACTAACATCAAAGGTTTATTCGCTGCAGGTGAGTGTGATTACTCACAACATGGCGGTAACCGTCTTGGTGCGAACTCACTTCTTTCTGCAATCTATGGTGGTTCAGTCGCTGGACCGAATGCCGTTAATTATATTGAAGGCCTTGATAAAACTTCAGAATCCATTCCTTCTTCATTGTATGAAGGGTACGAAAAACAAGAACAGGAGAAATGGAATGAAGTCATGTCTCTTGATGGTAACGAAAATGCGTACATCCTTCACAAAGAACTTGGTGAGTGGATGACACAGCATGTTACTGTAGTTCGTTACAATGACAAGCTGAAAGAAACGGATAACAAGATTCTTGAGCTGATGGAACGTTACAAGAAAATTAACATCAATGACACGGCAAAATGGAGTAACCAAGGAGCAGCATTCACTAGACAGCTGCAAAACATGATGCAATTGGCTCGTGTAATCACAATTGGTGCGTTAAACCGTGACGAAAGCCGCGGAGCGCATTACAAACCTGATTTCCCGGAACGTAATGATGAGGAATTCATGAAAACTACTATGGCAACATTCAAAGGCTTGGATCAAGCACCTGAATTCCATTATGAAGATATTGATGTATCACTGATCGCACCGCGTAAACGTGACTACACTACGAAACACTAA